From a single Proteiniborus sp. DW1 genomic region:
- a CDS encoding YeeE/YedE family protein, producing MIKQESRNQETKISKIQPIIGLILLVLIILLGNHVFKNGGTMTLNLITGAILGYIFTRSRYGFAGGIKRLYITGEGSLTKALLIMFAISAIAAAGIHWGAAAKGAVPAFMAGVGQAVIPGTGSVGMINISLIVGAFLFGIGMMIAGGCASGTLTDAGEGSVRALIVMLFFGFGGIIGLIAKHGFSETALGKIGARVYLPNIFGYIGAVLVTFGFLLVLYCITRKYEDIRKKKGTYQENIYEADELPLKEKGQFKFFSYNTYHKFFVERWSFTKGAILTSVMFIFIINTTGNSWGVSGGYPLWVMALLDKFGIEFTSPALAGNVKAIQNGLLNHGVTLRNLGMIAGSAVAFLLAGRFKLDYKFSIKDVVFYAIGGLLLGFGAMFAGGCNIGALYSAISNFSLSGWVYLVSAGLGGIVALRLFEGKVNTIPARFKK from the coding sequence ATGATTAAACAAGAGTCAAGAAATCAAGAGACAAAAATCAGCAAAATACAACCAATCATTGGTCTTATCCTTCTAGTTCTAATTATTCTTCTAGGAAATCATGTTTTTAAAAATGGTGGAACTATGACCCTTAATCTTATCACTGGAGCAATTTTAGGTTATATTTTTACACGTTCACGTTATGGATTTGCAGGTGGAATTAAGAGACTTTATATTACAGGAGAGGGTAGTCTTACAAAAGCACTATTAATTATGTTTGCAATATCAGCTATTGCAGCAGCAGGAATACACTGGGGAGCAGCAGCGAAAGGCGCAGTGCCAGCATTTATGGCAGGAGTAGGACAAGCGGTTATTCCAGGTACAGGTAGTGTAGGGATGATAAATATATCACTTATAGTGGGAGCCTTTCTTTTTGGTATAGGCATGATGATTGCAGGAGGTTGTGCTTCAGGTACACTTACTGATGCGGGAGAAGGCTCAGTAAGAGCTCTTATCGTAATGCTATTCTTTGGATTTGGAGGAATTATTGGTCTTATAGCAAAGCATGGATTCAGTGAAACTGCATTAGGTAAAATTGGTGCAAGAGTATATTTGCCAAATATATTTGGTTACATAGGTGCAGTTTTAGTAACATTTGGATTCCTATTAGTTTTATATTGTATCACAAGAAAATACGAAGATATTAGAAAGAAAAAAGGTACATATCAGGAGAATATTTATGAAGCAGATGAACTCCCACTTAAGGAAAAGGGACAATTCAAGTTTTTCAGCTACAATACTTATCATAAGTTCTTTGTAGAAAGATGGAGCTTTACAAAAGGAGCTATTCTAACATCTGTTATGTTCATATTTATCATAAATACAACTGGCAATAGTTGGGGAGTTTCTGGTGGGTACCCTCTATGGGTTATGGCACTATTAGATAAGTTTGGAATTGAATTCACTTCACCAGCACTTGCTGGAAATGTAAAGGCTATACAAAATGGCTTATTAAATCATGGTGTAACTTTAAGAAATCTTGGAATGATAGCTGGTTCAGCAGTGGCATTCCTTTTAGCAGGTAGATTTAAATTAGACTACAAATTTAGTATAAAAGATGTTGTGTTCTACGCAATAGGTGGACTTTTACTAGGATTTGGGGCAATGTTTGCTGGTGGTTGTAATATAGGAGCATTATACTCAGCTATTTCAAATTTTTCATTATCAGGATGGGTTTATCTTGTATCAGCTGGGTTAGGTGGTATAGTTGCATTAAGATTATTTGAAGGTAAAGTAAATACTATACCAGCTAGATTTAAGAAATAA
- a CDS encoding FAD-dependent oxidoreductase, with product MSKRILIVGGVAGGASVAARVRRLDEFAEVIMFEKGPHVSFSNCCLPNHLSGMVENSDDLVLMNPEQFKKQYNIEARVNNEVLKINRDNKTITVRNLETGEEYEEGYDKLVLSPGANPIVPRIEGHDKDHVFTVRNVVDIDKLNRYIRNEKVKDIAVIGGGFIGVEVAENLQLANQGYNVTLVEAADQIMAPFDYDMVQILHKEMIDKGINLIVGNGIAKVEDDYIELSSGKRLPAQAVVMAIGVRPETTLAREAGLEIGETGAIKVDHNYLTSDKDIYAVGDAIEVYHKLTHKKTRLALAGPAQRQARAAADHMYGIPHRNTGVIGSSCIKIFDMNAASTGLTEKAARNAGIQYDFVYIIPGDIVGLMPGNSPFHLKLIYEVPTGKILGAQAIGKGNASKRIDVIAAMIMMNGTLEDLKELELCYAPAFSTAKDPVNHASLVALNILNGVFKQVPVYKVRELVENNAFIIDVREKHEYESGHLKNAINIPLSEIRQRASEIPKDLPVYLHCRSSQRSYNAIMALQHMGYDNLYNISGSYLGISYYEYYNDKVTGREKILTEYNFN from the coding sequence ATGAGTAAAAGAATCTTAATAGTAGGAGGAGTAGCAGGAGGAGCATCAGTAGCAGCAAGGGTAAGAAGGTTAGATGAATTTGCAGAAGTCATAATGTTTGAAAAAGGACCTCATGTATCATTTTCAAACTGCTGTTTACCGAATCATTTAAGTGGAATGGTAGAAAACAGCGATGACCTAGTTCTAATGAATCCAGAGCAATTCAAAAAACAATATAACATAGAAGCGAGAGTAAATAACGAAGTTTTGAAAATCAACAGAGACAATAAAACCATCACAGTAAGAAATCTAGAGACAGGAGAAGAATACGAAGAAGGCTATGACAAGTTAGTACTATCACCAGGAGCTAATCCAATAGTGCCAAGAATAGAAGGACATGATAAAGACCATGTATTTACAGTAAGAAATGTAGTGGACATAGACAAATTAAATAGATATATAAGAAATGAAAAAGTAAAAGACATAGCAGTAATAGGTGGGGGATTCATAGGAGTAGAAGTAGCAGAAAACCTACAACTAGCAAATCAAGGCTATAATGTAACATTAGTAGAAGCAGCAGACCAAATCATGGCACCATTTGACTATGATATGGTACAGATATTACACAAAGAAATGATAGACAAAGGCATAAACCTAATAGTAGGAAACGGAATAGCAAAGGTAGAAGATGACTATATAGAATTATCATCAGGAAAGCGATTACCGGCTCAAGCAGTAGTTATGGCAATAGGAGTAAGGCCAGAAACAACACTAGCAAGAGAAGCAGGCTTAGAAATAGGGGAAACAGGAGCTATAAAAGTAGACCATAACTACTTAACAAGTGACAAAGATATATATGCAGTAGGAGACGCCATAGAAGTATATCACAAGCTAACACATAAAAAGACAAGACTAGCACTAGCAGGACCAGCACAAAGACAGGCAAGAGCAGCGGCAGACCATATGTATGGAATACCACATAGAAATACAGGAGTAATAGGCTCATCATGTATAAAAATATTTGACATGAATGCAGCATCAACAGGCTTAACAGAAAAAGCAGCAAGAAATGCAGGGATACAGTATGATTTTGTTTACATCATACCAGGAGACATAGTAGGACTAATGCCTGGAAATAGCCCATTCCATTTAAAGCTAATATATGAAGTGCCAACAGGAAAGATACTAGGAGCACAAGCAATAGGAAAAGGAAATGCATCAAAGAGAATAGATGTAATAGCTGCCATGATAATGATGAATGGAACACTAGAAGATCTAAAAGAACTAGAGCTATGCTATGCACCAGCATTTAGTACGGCTAAAGATCCAGTAAATCACGCAAGCTTAGTAGCACTAAACATACTAAACGGAGTATTTAAACAAGTACCAGTATACAAAGTAAGAGAACTCGTAGAAAATAATGCATTCATAATAGACGTAAGAGAAAAGCATGAATATGAATCAGGACACTTAAAGAATGCAATAAATATACCATTAAGCGAGATAAGACAAAGAGCATCAGAAATACCAAAAGACCTACCAGTATATTTACACTGTCGTTCAAGTCAAAGAAGCTACAATGCAATAATGGCACTACAACATATGGGATATGATAATCTATACAATATATCAGGTTCATACCTAGGTATTAGTTACTATGAATACTACAATGACAAGGTAACAGGAAGAGAAAAGATATTGACTGAGTATAATTTTAACTAA